One Candidatus Binatia bacterium genomic window, CCCCGCTGCGACACGACTCGGCAAATAGCGCCGGGAACATAGGTCCCGGCACGAGAATCCGAGCCGACGGACTCCCCAGTACCTGATCGAGGAACGCCAGCGCCGTTTCGAGATCGGTGGGCGGATGGAAGATGCGCGGGTGAGTCACGACCCGCACGAACTCGCCGATGCAGAATGCCGGCAGTGCCCAGGGCGTGCCGCCTTCCACCAGCTCCGTCAGGCGCTCGATTGCAGCCGTGTGCAGCGCCATCTCCTCGCGGTGGGCGTAAACGAGGATGTTGGTGTCGATCGCAATCATCGGCGATCGTCGAGCAGCTCATAGAGAGCGTTGCGATCGGCGATGTCGATTGCCGGGGGGCGCGAACCGCGAATCGTCGGCGGCGAGAAACGATACTGCGGCTTGCCCTTGGGCCGTGGCGCGAGCCGCGCCCGCAGCGCTTCCTCGACCACCGCCCGCAACGTGGTGCCGCGCGAAGAAGCGTAACGCCTGGCACGCTCCAGCAGGCGGTCGTCAATATCGAGCGTCGTCTTCATATGGGTCAGCAATATCATTGGCCCATACAGGCGGCAACATCGAGACCCACGGTACTGGCGCATACACCGCGTGGGACAACCACCACAGCCGCCGACCTGCCTGCCCGTCGATATCGCGGGCGCTCACGATATCGACCGCGACGCCGGATTCGAATTCCCCGGCGGCGGCGATTTCAGCCTGCGCCCCGGCAGCCCCGCGCTCGACGCCGGCGACATCCTGCCGCGCGAAACCTTTGCGCCCGGTAACGTGTCAGTCTCGCCATGGGCCTCTCACTAATACCGCGAGCCTGTCGGCGCGGGGCCGGTTGCGCTACCCGCGAGTTGTCCGCCGCCGGCTTCTCCCCGCGTTGCCACAACCCAGGCATCGCGATACAGACCGCCCACCTATGACCCCGTCCGCAAGCATTGGAACCGCCGCCGCGGTCGCGCTCGGCACCTTGCTGTCGGCCATCCCTGCCGGGGCCGCTCCGGTTTCGCAGGCCTTCAAGCTCGACCACTTCGGCTATCGCACCGGCGATCCCAAGATTGTCATCGTCACGAGCAATCCTGGGACGACCATCGAACTGCGCACGCCCGCCGATACGGTGGCCTTCACGATTCCCACCGACGGCGGGTCGATTGCCGCCAGGGGCGCCGACGGTCCCGCCTCCGGCGACAACGTGTGGTGGGTCGACTTCGGTAGCTTCGCCACCTCGGGCACGTACCGGCTGTACAGCCCGGCCATGGGCGCCCAGTCGTACGACTTCGAAATCGCCGATGACGTCTACGCCGACCCGGTGCGCACCGCACTGCACACGTTCTACCTGCAACGCTGCAACACGCCGAAGACGGCAACGCATGCGGGGGTCTGGGCGGACACGGCGGCCTGCCACATGACCGACACCACGACGGGTCCGGCGGCCGGGCACAACGACTACGGGTCGAAGAACCTCGCCGGCGGCTGGCACGACGCCGGCGATTACAACAAGTATGTCTGGGGTGCCGTGTCGCAGGCGATTCGCGCCATGCTCCGCGCGTACGAGCAGAATCCGACGGCGCTGCGCGACGACGACACGAACATCCCGGAATCCGGGAACGGTACGCCCGACCTCCTCGACGAGATCGAATGGGAACTCGACTGGATGCTCGCCATGCAGTTGCCCGACGGTTCCGTGCTGTCGCAGATGCACGTGAACGGCTACGCATCGACGTCCCCGCCGAGCGCCGATCCGAACGTGCGCTACTACCGGAATCCGGACCTGGAGTCCGGTTCCGTCGCTGCCGGCACGTTCGCTCTGGCCTCGCGCTTCTACGACGCGGTCGGCATGACGACCTATGCGACGACGTTGCGCAACGCGGCACTGTCCGCGTGGGCATGGCTTGCCGCGCAGCCTCAGCACAGCCATCACAAGGTCTGGGCCGCCGCCGAAATCTTCCGCATGGATCCGTCGCAAACGGCGGCCCAGACTTACGTCGACAACTACCACCCCGGCAACTGGGGCGGCGTGTTCTTCAATGTCGTCGACTACGACACGTTCGCCGCCCTGACGTACGTCGACACGCCGGGCGCAACCGCCGCCGTCGTCAGCAACATGCGTGCGGACATCGCCGACCAGGTCGACTACATCTTCTCCGAGAACGACCTCTACCGAAACGGCATGCCGGCGTGGTCGTACTACTGGGGCTCGAATGCGATTCGGGCCGGCTACGGCCTGTTCCTCATCGAGGCCGCGCGCCTCGATGCCACCGGCTCGCACACCACCGACGAGTGCCGGCAGCACGCGCTCGACCTCTATCACTTCTTCCACGGGCAAAATGCCCTCAACATGCTCTATCTCACCAACATGGCCGCCCGCGGCGGCGAGCACTCCTCTTTCCAGTTCTACCACTCGTGGTTCGGCGACTCGGCCAGCGCGTTCTCGCTGGCGACGTTCATGGGAAAGCCGCCCGGGATCGTCGAGCCCGACTACCCTTACTTCAAGGGCACCGACAACTTCGGTATCGGCGACAACAAGACCTCGACCCTGGGACCGCCGCCGGGATTCGTAACCGGTGGGCCCAACAAGGACTACGCCGGCACGGCCTCGCCGCCGCTTGGCGCCGTGTACTACAACCGCTTCTATCGCGACTGGGCGGATCAGACCGAGTGGACCGTGCGGTCGTGGGAGATCACCGAGAACTCGATCGGCTACGAGGGTCCGTACGTCGCGCTTGGCGCCTACTTCCTCGGCCCGCCGGTGTGCGACAACAACGGTACCTGTGCCGGGGCCGAGACGGTCCTGAACTGCCCGGGCGACTGTAGCACGATCGCCACGCTCGACGCCTACCTAACGTACAAGGCGAGCGCGCCGGGCCGAGACGCCGGCGGGGTCCCGCTCGCCAACGGGAACGCCCTGCCGTCCGACTGGATCGTCACCGTTAACGACCGTCATCTCGACGACGCGGCGGCCGACGATCCCGAGAACTTCGAGGTGCGCGGCGTGGTGGGAGTCACGAACCCGCTGGTGCGGGATGCCGGCGGACCGCCGCTCGCGCCGGAGCGGCACTACCTCCGCTACGCCATGCTCCCGGGTCCGCAGAGCGTCGCCCCGGCGGTTGACGGCGTCTTTCCCAAACCGACCAAACACATCGGCCGCATCTGGCAGCTCCACAACGGACTCGGCACGGTCAACGTGCAGTCGCTCAAGGTGCGGAGTCTGTGGTTGCCGGCGAGTACGAGCACCACCGCAGCCCCGGCCG contains:
- a CDS encoding PIN domain-containing protein, with the translated sequence MIAIDTNILVYAHREEMALHTAAIERLTELVEGGTPWALPAFCIGEFVRVVTHPRIFHPPTDLETALAFLDQVLGSPSARILVPGPMFPALFAESCRSGAVQGNLAFDAQVVAVCREHGVAEILSEDRDFARFGVPLVVTLQA
- a CDS encoding glycoside hydrolase family 9 protein, producing the protein MTPSASIGTAAAVALGTLLSAIPAGAAPVSQAFKLDHFGYRTGDPKIVIVTSNPGTTIELRTPADTVAFTIPTDGGSIAARGADGPASGDNVWWVDFGSFATSGTYRLYSPAMGAQSYDFEIADDVYADPVRTALHTFYLQRCNTPKTATHAGVWADTAACHMTDTTTGPAAGHNDYGSKNLAGGWHDAGDYNKYVWGAVSQAIRAMLRAYEQNPTALRDDDTNIPESGNGTPDLLDEIEWELDWMLAMQLPDGSVLSQMHVNGYASTSPPSADPNVRYYRNPDLESGSVAAGTFALASRFYDAVGMTTYATTLRNAALSAWAWLAAQPQHSHHKVWAAAEIFRMDPSQTAAQTYVDNYHPGNWGGVFFNVVDYDTFAALTYVDTPGATAAVVSNMRADIADQVDYIFSENDLYRNGMPAWSYYWGSNAIRAGYGLFLIEAARLDATGSHTTDECRQHALDLYHFFHGQNALNMLYLTNMAARGGEHSSFQFYHSWFGDSASAFSLATFMGKPPGIVEPDYPYFKGTDNFGIGDNKTSTLGPPPGFVTGGPNKDYAGTASPPLGAVYYNRFYRDWADQTEWTVRSWEITENSIGYEGPYVALGAYFLGPPVCDNNGTCAGAETVLNCPGDCSTIATLDAYLTYKASAPGRDAGGVPLANGNALPSDWIVTVNDRHLDDAAADDPENFEVRGVVGVTNPLVRDAGGPPLAPERHYLRYAMLPGPQSVAPAVDGVFPKPTKHIGRIWQLHNGLGTVNVQSLKVRSLWLPASTSTTAAPAAPSDATHYVCYGVKPTRDGTDQTPGGKLAGNLQAFVEDEFDDCALDAAGSPSFAGSAAEGKCLFDLQRPVELCNPMDKSAVQPPRQSSATVAGSTASNMTSLLCYKARLAARFKHAGTAALANAAVGASVSPAQAKHVKRRAKNGNPLYSAPGNLFPNPVLVDTTRAELICLPSDVLGM
- a CDS encoding type II toxin-antitoxin system VapB family antitoxin, which encodes MKTTLDIDDRLLERARRYASSRGTTLRAVVEEALRARLAPRPKGKPQYRFSPPTIRGSRPPAIDIADRNALYELLDDRR